One stretch of Chryseobacterium indologenes DNA includes these proteins:
- a CDS encoding T9SS type A sorting domain-containing protein: protein MKKILLMCMMALGIGVSAQILVNEGFESGELSPGWSFSVPPSASVQTPSIGMWSGAAACNGSNILYRNLYNSVPSYNLVYSSLNSNGLALDYSFQYTARGYSSTLNTKGSFTAEYSLDGGVTWTTLVAPVTLDSPGSTPIPCTTISGTIPAGTIPVGADFKFRIAANYVAPGDFYLGFDEIKLSQPITTAPGCTTLAVPAASATGVSRTPTLKWNSASGATGYLLNVGTTPGGSDVLNNVNVGNVTTYTIPTANILDYSTIYYVKVIPTNNLGTNTGCSESSFMTFNIGCPTVTAPSSAATAVSALPAISWSTVSGATGYKISIGSTAGGTDIMNNVDVGNVTTYTLTTPLLFNTKYYYTVNSYSASSVSSGCTERTFTTGGLCPAVSAPSSSATGVSVLPTFTWTAIAGVTGYRITIGTTAGGNEIMDNMDVGNVATYTLTTPLAFYTKYYYKVVAYSGNTVGTGCTERSFTTNTLCPSVSAPGPAATGVSVLPTITWGAIPGVSGYRINMSTTLGGNDIMDNVDIGNVTAYTPATPLAFNTKYYYRVVAYSGNTTLPLCSDRNFTTTTLCPAVSAPASSATGVSILPTITWSPIVGVTGYRITMGTTAGGNDIMDNVDVGNAVAYTLTTPLAYGTKYYYKVIAYSGSTVGTACTERNFTTATLCPVVSAPGSSATGVSVLPNIKWDAVTGVTGYRITMGTTAGGNDIMDNVDVGNVTAYTLTTPLAYGTKYYYKVIAYAGNLVGTACTERNFTTNTLCPSISSPSSSATGVSLLPTITWGAITGATGYKISMGTTSGGTDILNNVDLGNVTSYTHATSLAFTTKYYYTVTAYTGTLTGTACSVNNFTTQGTCPVVTYPGDAAALQPINPTIKWNAMPAAAYYTLTIGTTAGGSNIMNNVNIGNVTSYTVTAPLTPGTKYYYKVNTDTSTACTERTFTVNANPAPSNDTCAGALQVASFPYTYSQTDGVGATNGAGFITACAGSNDGMWFKFTGNGGEITVSAKTTTAWDHRVSVYSGSCGAFVCVGTADEKAAVLGNIETLTFNSVAGTVYYVNVGYYSSLTDDAEGNFDINITSSTLATSEVEIADKKLKEIKVYPNPFTDILNISDISKIQSVSVIDLAGRIVKTIEKPSPGLQLADLKQGMYLIVLRLKDGSKQVVKAIKR from the coding sequence ATGAAAAAAATTCTACTGATGTGTATGATGGCTCTTGGTATAGGAGTCTCAGCACAAATCCTCGTTAATGAGGGGTTCGAAAGTGGTGAATTGTCTCCAGGATGGAGTTTTTCTGTGCCACCTTCCGCTAGTGTACAAACACCTTCAATTGGAATGTGGTCGGGGGCTGCAGCTTGCAACGGAAGTAACATATTGTATCGAAACCTTTATAATAGTGTCCCATCTTATAATCTGGTATATTCTTCTCTCAATTCGAATGGCCTGGCACTTGATTATTCATTCCAGTATACTGCTAGGGGATATTCGTCCACTTTAAACACAAAAGGAAGTTTTACAGCGGAATATTCCTTAGATGGAGGAGTTACATGGACTACATTGGTTGCTCCCGTTACTCTTGATAGTCCAGGCTCTACACCTATCCCTTGTACTACCATTTCAGGAACAATTCCGGCAGGAACAATTCCGGTTGGTGCAGATTTTAAATTCAGAATTGCAGCCAACTATGTAGCGCCTGGTGATTTTTATTTAGGATTTGATGAAATCAAATTGAGTCAGCCAATTACAACTGCTCCCGGATGTACAACATTAGCTGTGCCTGCAGCTTCAGCAACCGGAGTTTCCAGAACACCAACGCTTAAATGGAACAGTGCTTCCGGAGCAACCGGATATTTATTAAATGTAGGGACTACTCCTGGTGGAAGTGATGTATTGAATAATGTGAATGTTGGAAATGTTACTACTTACACAATCCCTACTGCAAATATTTTGGATTATTCAACAATTTATTATGTGAAGGTAATTCCTACCAATAATCTTGGAACCAATACCGGATGTTCAGAAAGTTCTTTCATGACTTTTAATATTGGTTGTCCTACTGTTACTGCTCCTAGTTCGGCAGCGACAGCGGTATCAGCACTTCCTGCTATTTCCTGGTCTACGGTATCGGGGGCAACAGGCTATAAGATCTCAATAGGGAGTACAGCAGGGGGAACTGATATTATGAATAATGTGGACGTAGGAAATGTGACGACCTATACTCTTACGACCCCATTGTTATTTAATACAAAATATTATTATACGGTCAATAGTTACAGTGCTAGCTCTGTAAGTTCAGGCTGTACAGAGAGGACTTTTACAACAGGTGGTTTATGTCCTGCTGTTTCTGCGCCTAGTTCATCGGCAACGGGGGTATCGGTACTTCCTACTTTTACATGGACTGCAATAGCGGGAGTTACCGGATATAGGATTACTATTGGAACTACTGCTGGTGGTAATGAAATTATGGATAATATGGATGTAGGAAATGTAGCTACTTATACACTTACTACACCTTTGGCATTCTATACAAAATATTACTATAAAGTGGTGGCTTATTCAGGTAATACGGTAGGGACAGGTTGTACAGAGAGAAGTTTTACAACCAATACTTTATGTCCTTCTGTTTCTGCACCTGGCCCGGCAGCAACCGGAGTATCCGTGCTTCCAACTATTACATGGGGTGCAATCCCTGGGGTAAGTGGCTATAGGATTAATATGTCAACTACCCTTGGAGGAAATGATATTATGGATAATGTAGATATAGGAAATGTTACTGCCTATACTCCTGCTACACCTTTAGCATTCAATACAAAGTATTACTATAGAGTAGTGGCTTATTCAGGAAACACTACTTTACCACTTTGTTCCGATAGAAACTTTACAACAACTACTTTATGTCCTGCTGTTTCAGCACCGGCTTCATCGGCAACTGGTGTGTCAATACTTCCAACCATTACATGGAGTCCAATAGTAGGAGTTACCGGCTATAGAATTACCATGGGAACCACTGCCGGAGGAAATGATATCATGGATAATGTAGATGTAGGAAACGCAGTCGCTTATACGCTTACAACACCTTTAGCTTATGGTACTAAGTATTATTATAAAGTGATTGCTTATTCGGGGAGTACAGTGGGTACAGCTTGTACAGAGAGAAACTTTACAACAGCTACTTTGTGTCCTGTTGTGTCTGCGCCTGGTTCATCAGCAACTGGTGTTTCAGTGCTTCCTAATATTAAATGGGATGCGGTAACAGGTGTTACCGGCTATAGAATTACCATGGGAACTACTGCCGGAGGAAATGATATTATGGATAATGTAGATGTAGGAAACGTTACTGCTTATACGCTTACAACGCCTTTAGCTTATGGTACTAAGTATTATTATAAGGTAATTGCTTATGCTGGAAATTTGGTGGGAACAGCTTGTACAGAGAGAAACTTTACAACCAATACATTGTGTCCTTCAATTTCTTCCCCTTCTTCAAGTGCAACCGGAGTCTCTTTACTCCCTACCATTACCTGGGGGGCAATAACTGGAGCTACAGGATATAAAATTTCTATGGGAACTACTTCTGGAGGAACTGATATTTTGAATAATGTAGATCTTGGAAATGTTACTTCATATACTCATGCTACTTCTTTAGCATTTACAACAAAGTATTATTATACAGTAACCGCATATACAGGAACTCTTACAGGAACAGCCTGCTCAGTAAACAATTTTACTACCCAGGGAACATGTCCTGTGGTCACCTATCCTGGAGATGCGGCAGCTCTTCAGCCGATAAATCCTACAATCAAATGGAATGCAATGCCGGCAGCTGCTTATTATACTTTAACGATTGGTACTACGGCTGGAGGATCCAATATTATGAATAATGTAAATATTGGAAACGTTACTTCATACACTGTTACAGCTCCATTGACACCGGGAACTAAATATTATTATAAAGTAAATACAGATACTTCAACAGCTTGTACTGAAAGAACGTTTACCGTAAACGCCAATCCGGCACCATCAAATGATACCTGTGCAGGAGCATTACAAGTAGCTTCGTTCCCATATACTTACTCACAGACTGATGGAGTAGGTGCTACTAATGGAGCAGGCTTTATTACAGCTTGTGCAGGGTCCAATGATGGAATGTGGTTTAAGTTTACCGGAAATGGAGGAGAGATTACTGTATCTGCAAAAACTACTACAGCTTGGGATCATAGAGTATCAGTTTACAGTGGAAGTTGTGGAGCTTTTGTTTGTGTGGGAACAGCAGATGAAAAAGCTGCGGTCCTTGGGAATATTGAAACCCTTACTTTCAATTCTGTTGCAGGAACTGTATATTATGTGAATGTAGGATATTATTCTTCATTAACAGATGACGCGGAAGGAAACTTTGATATAAATATTACGAGCAGTACATTAGCAACATCTGAAGTTGAAATAGCTGATAAGAAATTAAAAGAAATTAAGGTGTATCCTAATCCATTTACTGATATTCTGAATATTTCTGATATTTCTAAAATACAATCTGTTTCTGTTATTGATCTTGCAGGAAGAATAGTGAAAACTATTGAAAAACCTTCCCCTGGACTTCAATTGGCAGACCTGAAACAGGGAATGTATTTAATCGTACTGCGTCTGAAAGACGGATCAAAACAAGTGGTCAAAGCGATTAAGAGATAA